A stretch of Dietzia lutea DNA encodes these proteins:
- a CDS encoding HAD-IIIA family hydrolase: MSRAPRWAIVVPTIGRPCLQAMLDSLAAQRTDDAHPAPVEVVLVDDRPGRVEPLTASLPGVDWPLRVVRGYGRGPAAARNRGWQATRESAPEWISFLDDDVILPDGWLPGLVDDLAACGPDTGATQASIRVPRPTDRPPTDWERNVAALEGADWATADMAYRRAALEQVAGFDERFPRAFREDADLALRIRRAGWSLTRGARHIIHPVRPADDGVSLRLQAGNADDALMRRLHGPRWREVAQAPGGGFGYHVATVAAALVAAGGAATAVAAGAWARTTPAAGYATGADAGTGGAAGTARAAGAAAGVGALAWAGLTTRFLAIRLGPGPRPGHPEFRAEARRMVPTSLTIPFAAVRHRVDGWRRHRDATPWPPTPRAVLFDRDGTLVRDVPYNGDPEKVELMPGAREAVDRARAAGLAVGVVSNQSGIARGLLDEAAVRAVNARVDELLGGMDTWRYCPHGPEDGCGCRKPEPGLVTGAAADLGVDPRECVVIGDIGADVEAALAARARPVLVPTPVTRPEEVRDAPCVAPDLLTAVGEVLR; encoded by the coding sequence ATGAGCCGAGCGCCCCGCTGGGCGATCGTCGTGCCCACCATCGGTCGACCGTGCCTGCAGGCGATGCTCGACTCCCTGGCCGCGCAGCGGACCGACGACGCCCACCCGGCACCCGTGGAGGTCGTGCTCGTCGACGACCGGCCGGGGCGCGTCGAGCCGCTGACGGCGAGCCTGCCGGGCGTCGACTGGCCACTGCGAGTCGTCCGCGGCTACGGGCGCGGACCCGCCGCCGCCCGAAACCGCGGCTGGCAGGCCACCCGCGAGTCGGCACCCGAGTGGATCTCCTTCCTCGACGACGACGTGATCCTGCCCGACGGGTGGCTCCCCGGACTCGTGGACGACCTCGCGGCGTGCGGCCCGGACACGGGCGCCACGCAGGCCTCGATCCGCGTGCCGCGTCCGACCGATCGCCCGCCGACGGACTGGGAGCGCAACGTCGCCGCGCTCGAGGGCGCGGACTGGGCGACCGCGGACATGGCGTACCGCCGCGCGGCCCTCGAGCAGGTGGCGGGCTTCGACGAGCGGTTCCCCCGGGCCTTCCGCGAGGACGCCGATCTCGCGCTGCGGATCCGCCGCGCGGGCTGGTCGCTCACCCGCGGTGCGCGGCACATCATCCACCCCGTGCGCCCGGCCGACGACGGGGTGAGCCTGCGCCTGCAGGCAGGCAACGCCGACGACGCCCTCATGCGGAGGTTGCACGGCCCGCGCTGGCGCGAGGTGGCGCAGGCCCCGGGCGGCGGGTTCGGCTACCACGTCGCGACGGTGGCCGCGGCGCTGGTCGCCGCGGGTGGCGCTGCCACGGCGGTGGCCGCGGGCGCGTGGGCGCGCACCACGCCCGCCGCGGGCTACGCGACCGGGGCCGATGCCGGGACGGGCGGCGCGGCCGGCACCGCCCGTGCGGCCGGCGCGGCGGCCGGAGTCGGTGCGCTGGCCTGGGCCGGACTCACCACGCGCTTCCTGGCCATCCGACTCGGCCCCGGGCCCCGGCCCGGCCACCCGGAGTTCCGCGCCGAGGCGCGCCGGATGGTCCCGACCTCGCTCACCATCCCGTTCGCGGCGGTCCGCCACCGGGTCGACGGGTGGCGACGCCACCGTGACGCGACGCCGTGGCCGCCGACGCCCCGCGCGGTGCTGTTCGACCGCGACGGCACCCTCGTGCGGGACGTGCCCTACAACGGGGACCCGGAGAAGGTCGAGCTCATGCCCGGCGCCCGCGAGGCCGTCGACCGGGCCCGCGCCGCGGGCCTGGCGGTGGGTGTGGTCTCCAACCAGTCCGGGATCGCCCGCGGACTGCTCGACGAGGCGGCGGTCCGCGCGGTCAACGCCCGGGTCGACGAGCTCCTCGGCGGGATGGACACCTGGCGCTACTGCCCGCACGGACCGGAGGACGGGTGCGGCTGCCGCAAGCCCGAACCCGGCCTCGTCACCGGCGCCGCCGCCGACCTCGGCGTCGACCCGCGTGAGTGCGTGGTCATCGGGGACATCGGCGCCGACGTCGAGGCCGCCCTGGCCGCACGTGCCCGGCCGGTCCTCGTACCCACCCCGGTCACCCGGCCCGAGGAGGTCCGCGACGCCCCGTGCGTCGCCCCCGACCTGCTCACGGCGGTGGGGGAGGTGCTGCGCTGA
- a CDS encoding carbamoyltransferase family protein codes for MIVLGVNATFHDSSAALVVDGRVVAAAEEERFSRRKHAKRPVPFSAWELPELSMRWCLEEAGVTAADLDAVGYAFDAELAAPQPDDPFDPVRIDYVRRAPEFLAEALPGLDPGRVRFVEHHVAHAASAALAGPHRTCAVLVNDGRGERHSQLAGHYRDGELEICHRQDLPDSLGLYYESLTEHLGFLRSSDEFKVMALASYGEPRFLPELRESLHANPDGGFTARAPEWERFAPRRVDDGTWGGVHADLAASVQAGVEEVLVANAEWLHRQTRATVLTMAGGTALNCVANTRIWREGPFEEVWVQPASGDSGTALGAALHLAREQDELAPGAVDPAAGRGWDDDELAQWLTAARVPFTTPEDLAGEVADLLADDGVIAWFDGRSEFGPRALGRRSLLANPTRATNVERLNDVKGREQFRPVAPMILAERAADIVTDGPLPSPYMLFVHTVRPEWRDRLPAVVHTDGTARVQTVSDTDTPRVADLLRAFEARTGVPVLVNTSLNTAGRPMVDDPRDALELFGSAPVAALVLGPHLVRRADFVAGGDA; via the coding sequence ATGATCGTCTTGGGAGTCAATGCCACCTTCCACGATTCGTCCGCCGCGCTGGTCGTCGACGGACGCGTGGTAGCCGCCGCCGAGGAGGAACGCTTCTCCCGCCGCAAGCACGCCAAGCGGCCGGTGCCGTTCTCGGCGTGGGAGTTACCGGAGCTGTCGATGCGCTGGTGCCTCGAGGAGGCCGGCGTCACCGCGGCCGACCTCGACGCGGTGGGGTACGCCTTCGACGCCGAGCTGGCGGCGCCGCAGCCCGACGACCCCTTCGACCCGGTGCGGATCGACTACGTGCGGCGCGCGCCCGAGTTCCTCGCCGAGGCGCTGCCCGGACTGGACCCCGGCCGGGTGCGGTTCGTCGAGCACCACGTCGCGCACGCCGCCTCCGCCGCCCTGGCCGGGCCGCACCGCACGTGCGCGGTCCTGGTCAACGACGGCCGGGGGGAGCGGCACTCCCAGCTCGCCGGCCACTACCGCGACGGCGAGCTCGAGATCTGTCACCGCCAGGACCTGCCCGATTCGCTGGGCCTGTACTACGAGTCGCTCACCGAGCACCTGGGCTTCCTGCGCTCGAGCGATGAGTTCAAGGTGATGGCGCTGGCCTCCTACGGCGAGCCTCGCTTCCTGCCCGAGCTGCGCGAGAGTCTGCACGCGAACCCGGACGGGGGGTTCACCGCGCGCGCCCCGGAGTGGGAGCGGTTCGCGCCCCGCCGCGTCGACGACGGGACGTGGGGCGGCGTGCACGCCGACCTCGCCGCGTCGGTGCAGGCCGGGGTCGAGGAGGTCTTGGTCGCCAACGCGGAGTGGCTTCACCGGCAGACGCGCGCGACCGTGCTCACCATGGCGGGCGGGACCGCGCTGAACTGCGTGGCCAACACGCGGATCTGGCGCGAGGGCCCCTTCGAGGAGGTGTGGGTCCAGCCGGCGTCCGGCGACTCCGGCACCGCCCTGGGAGCGGCGCTGCACCTGGCGCGCGAGCAGGACGAGCTCGCCCCGGGTGCCGTGGACCCCGCGGCGGGGCGTGGATGGGACGACGACGAGCTGGCGCAGTGGCTCACCGCGGCCCGCGTGCCCTTCACCACCCCGGAGGACCTGGCGGGCGAGGTGGCCGATCTGCTCGCCGACGACGGCGTCATCGCGTGGTTCGACGGGCGTAGTGAGTTCGGCCCCCGGGCGCTGGGCCGCCGGTCCCTGCTGGCCAACCCGACGCGGGCCACGAACGTCGAGCGGCTCAACGACGTCAAGGGTCGCGAGCAGTTCCGGCCCGTCGCCCCCATGATCCTCGCCGAACGCGCCGCCGACATCGTCACCGACGGCCCGCTGCCGAGTCCGTACATGCTGTTCGTGCACACCGTGCGGCCCGAATGGCGGGACAGGCTGCCCGCAGTGGTGCACACCGACGGCACCGCGCGGGTCCAGACCGTCTCCGACACCGACACGCCCAGGGTCGCCGACCTGCTGCGCGCCTTCGAGGCGCGGACCGGCGTCCCGGTGCTGGTCAACACGAGCCTCAACACGGCCGGCCGACCCATGGTCGACGATCCCCGTGACGCCCTCGAGTTGTTCGGGTCGGCGCCGGTCGCCGCGCTGGTGCTCGGCCCGCACCTCGTGCGCCGCGCGGACTTCGTGGCCGGCGGTGACGCATGA
- a CDS encoding glycosyltransferase family 2 protein, producing MSSAPGPEGRDPRVSVVMITWNRREEALAALDRLAGLPEVPEVIVVDNGSTDGTADAITRQHPDVRLIASPTNLGAVGRNLGVDAASTPYVAFCDDDTWWDPGSLRAGADALDAHPRLGVVTARIVVEPGGEDDPIVPELENSPVRGPDWLPGPALGSFLAGASIVRAEAYREVGGFHERLWLGGEEELLAADLAAAGWELCYLPEMTVHHRASVLRDPHLRRRHGIRNTLWFTWLRRPLPAALRRTRDVLAGAPRDRVTAAGVLDALRGAAWVARDRRVLPPHVEARFLALEESQRSSAARRYDS from the coding sequence ATGAGCAGTGCACCGGGGCCGGAGGGCCGGGATCCCAGGGTGAGCGTGGTGATGATCACCTGGAACCGCCGCGAGGAGGCGCTCGCCGCTCTGGACCGTCTGGCGGGGCTCCCCGAGGTGCCGGAGGTCATCGTCGTCGACAACGGGTCCACCGACGGCACCGCCGACGCCATCACCCGGCAGCACCCCGACGTGCGGCTCATCGCCAGCCCCACGAACCTCGGCGCGGTCGGTCGCAACCTCGGCGTGGACGCGGCGAGCACCCCCTACGTCGCGTTCTGCGACGACGACACGTGGTGGGACCCGGGTTCGCTGCGCGCCGGGGCCGACGCCCTCGACGCGCATCCACGGCTGGGCGTGGTCACCGCGCGGATCGTCGTGGAGCCGGGCGGCGAGGACGACCCGATCGTGCCGGAGCTGGAGAACTCGCCGGTGCGCGGACCGGACTGGCTGCCCGGGCCGGCGCTCGGCAGCTTCCTCGCGGGGGCGAGCATCGTCCGGGCGGAGGCGTACCGGGAGGTCGGCGGCTTCCACGAGCGCCTGTGGCTGGGTGGCGAGGAGGAGCTGCTCGCGGCCGACCTCGCCGCCGCGGGATGGGAGCTGTGCTACCTGCCCGAGATGACCGTGCACCACCGGGCGTCGGTGTTGCGGGATCCGCACCTGCGCCGCCGTCACGGCATCCGCAACACCCTGTGGTTCACGTGGCTCCGCCGACCGTTGCCCGCCGCGCTCCGGCGCACCCGAGACGTCCTCGCGGGCGCGCCGCGGGATCGCGTCACCGCTGCGGGGGTACTCGACGCCCTCCGCGGCGCGGCCTGGGTGGCGAGGGATCGGCGGGTCCTGCCGCCGCACGTCGAGGCCCGTTTCCTGGCCCTCGAGGAGAGCCAGAGGTCCAGCGCGGCACGGCGCTACGACAGTTGA
- a CDS encoding glycosyltransferase family 2 protein, which produces MNTNVTVVVASRNRREDLRATLPRHDAPVIVVDNASDDDSVEVCRAAGDHVSVIASPENLAARARTVGARAARTELVAFADDDSWWEPDSLERAVRLFAEYPRLGLAAGTILVGPADEPDPINAVLADSPLGTAPDAPGPGLLGFVGCGAIVRREAFLGVGGFDDVIRFPGEEERVALDLHDAGWQICHVPDLVAHHHPSPVRDAPGIRRAGLTRSRLLTAVLRLPAGAVAGEVVDGMRSADGRRGLLSAVPRIPAALAARRVVGERTLRARERLRAADDG; this is translated from the coding sequence GTGAACACCAACGTGACCGTCGTGGTGGCCTCGAGGAACCGGCGAGAGGACCTCCGGGCCACCCTGCCCCGCCATGACGCGCCCGTGATCGTCGTGGACAACGCCTCGGACGACGACTCGGTGGAGGTGTGCCGCGCGGCGGGCGACCACGTGAGCGTCATCGCGTCCCCCGAGAACCTCGCCGCGAGGGCCCGCACCGTCGGCGCGCGGGCGGCGCGGACCGAGCTCGTCGCGTTCGCCGACGACGACTCGTGGTGGGAGCCGGACTCCCTCGAGCGGGCGGTGCGGCTCTTCGCCGAGTATCCGCGCCTCGGACTGGCCGCCGGCACCATCCTCGTGGGACCGGCGGACGAGCCGGACCCGATCAACGCGGTCCTCGCCGACTCGCCCCTGGGCACCGCGCCGGACGCCCCGGGCCCGGGCCTCCTGGGTTTCGTCGGGTGCGGTGCGATCGTCCGCCGCGAGGCGTTCCTCGGCGTGGGTGGATTCGACGACGTCATCCGCTTTCCCGGCGAGGAGGAGCGGGTCGCCCTCGACCTGCACGACGCGGGCTGGCAGATCTGCCACGTCCCGGACCTCGTGGCTCACCACCACCCGTCGCCGGTGCGTGACGCGCCGGGGATCCGCCGGGCGGGACTCACCCGCAGCCGCCTCCTCACCGCGGTCCTCCGGTTGCCGGCGGGCGCGGTCGCGGGTGAGGTCGTGGACGGGATGCGCAGCGCGGACGGGCGGAGGGGACTACTCAGCGCGGTTCCGAGGATTCCCGCCGCGCTCGCCGCGCGCCGGGTGGTGGGGGAGCGCACGCTGCGCGCGCGGGAGCGGCTCCGCGCCGCGGACGACGGATAG
- a CDS encoding polysaccharide pyruvyl transferase family protein → MRVLIVGWSSPLHGEATAGDVLAMEAVARRLTADGIGHDTAWSAVMCPPGGLRLDDVDPAHYTHVVFVCGPASGDAAVEMLDRFPRCRRIAVGVSVVDHADPLLDRLDAVIARDSPGSTARPDLAAHVSPPVVPVVGVYLTGGQHEYGDRRRHEAVIGALTDWLGGLDAALLPLETRLDPRDWRLPSTPGQVSSVIARLDAVVTMRMHGLVLALQTGVPALAIDPISGGGKVSAQAAAWDWPAVIGADDLGAGAPGADAFTADGLGAPGPGETVLDHWWRWCLSPDGRAAARRLADDRPTDGMLDELMEALRRR, encoded by the coding sequence GTGCGCGTACTCATCGTCGGTTGGTCCAGTCCCCTGCACGGCGAGGCCACGGCCGGCGACGTCCTGGCGATGGAGGCGGTGGCCCGTCGCCTCACCGCCGACGGGATCGGTCACGACACTGCCTGGAGCGCGGTGATGTGCCCGCCCGGCGGCCTCCGCCTCGACGACGTCGACCCCGCCCACTACACCCACGTGGTCTTCGTGTGCGGCCCCGCCAGCGGCGATGCCGCGGTCGAGATGCTGGACCGCTTCCCCCGCTGCCGACGGATCGCGGTCGGCGTCAGCGTCGTGGACCACGCCGATCCCCTGCTCGACCGACTCGACGCCGTGATCGCCCGCGACTCCCCCGGTTCGACCGCGCGACCCGACCTGGCCGCGCACGTCTCGCCACCGGTGGTGCCCGTCGTCGGGGTGTACCTGACCGGCGGCCAACACGAGTACGGCGACCGTCGCCGCCACGAGGCCGTGATCGGCGCGCTCACCGACTGGCTGGGCGGCCTGGACGCGGCGCTGCTGCCGCTGGAGACCCGACTCGACCCCCGCGACTGGCGGCTGCCCTCGACGCCCGGTCAGGTGAGCTCGGTGATCGCCCGCCTGGACGCCGTGGTGACGATGCGGATGCACGGACTCGTTCTGGCCCTGCAGACCGGCGTACCCGCACTGGCCATCGATCCGATCAGCGGTGGCGGCAAGGTGTCCGCGCAGGCCGCGGCGTGGGACTGGCCGGCGGTCATCGGCGCCGACGACCTCGGCGCGGGCGCGCCCGGAGCCGACGCGTTCACCGCCGACGGCCTGGGCGCCCCCGGCCCAGGTGAGACCGTTCTCGACCACTGGTGGCGCTGGTGCCTGTCCCCCGACGGGCGCGCCGCCGCGCGCCGACTCGCCGACGACCGGCCGACCGACGGCATGCTCGACGAACTGATGGAGGCACTGCGGAGGCGGTGA
- a CDS encoding cytochrome P450: MPRPTARVMGDQSLDFLRSGYLFASRVRQRAGVSPESQTPVRLRLMGRSTVLLRGIDGVRAFYDADKVKRDGAMPSFIRLPLFGPGSVHKLDGRAHAARKNALADMAYDDDRVARFARLVADELEEMLDRWARSGGGTVYDDTSTAFGRAAFRWAGLPLTPPEADRRARQMSRLLDTFGKVATNPVAEVERVRLDRWATGLIRAVRSGDLRAEPGSVLAAMADLRDEDGALVDDRTAAVELQNLTRPTVAVARFAAFAAVALAEHPQWADRIREAASAAGRLTDIPEAVAFAQEVRRIYPFVPMLPALATRDFEVQGCPVRKDQLVLLDLLGTDTDPNHWHDATTFDPGRFLGVDDAEALEAFIPHGGAGVRTGHRCPGEKIAVTALSATVAALCRPEVRISRDHDDMTFPWTHMLTRPATGVRVTWQERETAPT, encoded by the coding sequence ATGCCCCGACCCACCGCCCGAGTAATGGGTGACCAGTCCCTCGACTTCCTCCGCTCCGGCTATCTGTTCGCCTCACGGGTGCGTCAGCGGGCGGGCGTCTCCCCCGAGTCGCAGACCCCGGTCCGCCTCCGGCTGATGGGCCGCAGCACGGTGCTGCTGCGGGGCATCGACGGTGTCCGCGCCTTCTACGACGCCGACAAGGTCAAGCGCGACGGGGCGATGCCGTCGTTCATCCGGCTGCCGCTGTTCGGACCCGGCTCCGTCCACAAGCTCGACGGCCGCGCGCACGCCGCCCGGAAGAACGCGCTCGCGGACATGGCCTACGACGACGACCGGGTCGCCCGGTTCGCCCGGCTGGTGGCCGACGAGCTCGAGGAAATGCTCGACCGGTGGGCGCGCAGCGGCGGGGGCACCGTCTACGACGACACCTCGACCGCGTTCGGCCGGGCGGCGTTCCGGTGGGCCGGGTTGCCGCTCACGCCGCCGGAGGCCGACCGCCGCGCACGGCAGATGAGCCGGCTGCTCGACACGTTCGGGAAGGTGGCGACCAACCCGGTCGCGGAGGTCGAGCGCGTGCGACTGGACCGCTGGGCCACGGGACTGATCCGCGCGGTGCGCTCGGGCGACCTGCGGGCCGAGCCGGGCTCCGTCCTGGCGGCGATGGCGGATCTGCGCGACGAGGACGGCGCGCTCGTCGACGACCGCACCGCGGCGGTGGAGCTACAGAACCTGACCCGACCCACCGTGGCGGTGGCCCGGTTCGCCGCGTTCGCGGCGGTCGCCCTCGCCGAACACCCGCAGTGGGCGGACCGGATCCGGGAGGCTGCGTCCGCCGCCGGTCGGCTCACGGACATCCCGGAGGCCGTGGCGTTCGCCCAGGAGGTCCGCCGGATCTACCCGTTCGTGCCCATGCTGCCCGCCCTGGCCACCAGGGATTTCGAGGTCCAGGGCTGCCCGGTCCGCAAGGATCAGCTGGTCCTGCTCGATCTCCTCGGCACCGACACCGACCCCAACCACTGGCACGACGCCACCACCTTCGACCCCGGACGGTTCCTGGGCGTCGACGACGCCGAGGCGCTCGAGGCGTTCATCCCCCACGGCGGGGCCGGGGTGCGCACGGGTCACCGCTGTCCCGGCGAGAAGATCGCCGTGACCGCGCTGTCCGCCACCGTGGCCGCGCTGTGCCGCCCCGAGGTGCGTATCAGTCGGGATCACGACGACATGACGTTCCCGTGGACCCACATGCTCACCCGGCCCGCGACCGGCGTGCGGGTGACGTGGCAGGAGCGGGAGACCGCGCCGACGTAG
- a CDS encoding LuxR C-terminal-related transcriptional regulator, translated as MTTLRPSDSDAVLGALRRARQESGLPIVFAGEGNGETAQLSRFIGARTTSMQGLQVAKGRGLGGHVMASGRPATVRDYEDCSGITRHYAEAVGQEGLRAIISVPVMVSGVARTILYGSARVATQLGDHVTKTFNSVAADLASEFRVRDEVDRRLRMADVAAAEHTVGLEASDREQLRVLHGELRAIAAELGDPALRDRLLAAGSALAGVGRSPDAGEVPVSAKSVLSPREIDVLAQVALGLSNAEVGARLSLSPETIKAYLRNIGTKLGTRSRMESVARARLLGLLP; from the coding sequence ATGACCACCCTCCGGCCGAGCGATTCGGACGCCGTTCTGGGCGCACTGCGCAGAGCTCGACAGGAATCCGGGCTCCCGATCGTCTTCGCGGGGGAGGGGAACGGCGAGACCGCCCAGCTCAGTCGGTTCATCGGTGCCCGGACCACCTCGATGCAGGGTCTGCAGGTGGCCAAGGGCCGCGGGCTCGGCGGTCACGTCATGGCGTCCGGGCGGCCCGCGACGGTCCGCGATTACGAGGACTGCTCCGGCATCACCCGGCACTACGCCGAGGCGGTGGGGCAGGAGGGCCTGCGGGCCATCATCTCGGTCCCGGTGATGGTCTCCGGCGTCGCGCGCACGATCCTCTACGGCTCGGCGCGCGTGGCCACGCAGCTCGGCGACCACGTGACGAAGACCTTCAACTCGGTGGCCGCCGACCTGGCCTCGGAATTCCGGGTCCGCGACGAGGTCGACCGTCGACTGCGCATGGCCGATGTCGCCGCCGCCGAGCACACCGTCGGCCTGGAGGCCTCGGATCGTGAGCAGCTGCGGGTGCTGCACGGTGAGCTGCGCGCGATCGCCGCGGAGCTGGGCGACCCGGCGCTGCGCGACAGGCTGCTGGCCGCCGGGTCCGCCCTCGCCGGGGTCGGGCGCTCGCCTGACGCCGGCGAGGTGCCGGTGTCCGCGAAGTCGGTGCTCTCGCCCCGGGAGATCGACGTCCTCGCCCAGGTGGCGCTCGGGTTGTCCAACGCGGAGGTGGGCGCACGGTTATCGCTCTCGCCGGAGACGATCAAGGCGTACCTGCGCAATATCGGCACCAAGCTCGGGACGCGGTCGCGGATGGAGTCGGTGGCCCGGGCGCGGCTGCTCGGCCTCCTGCCCTGA
- the mmsB gene encoding 3-hydroxyisobutyrate dehydrogenase, translated as MSNVDTSKPTVAFLGLGNMGGPMAANLVGAGHEVRGFDPVEAAQQAAREAGVTVCGSPVEAVRGAAVVITMLPNGELVTSTYADVLDSAEAGTLFIDSSTISVDDARAVHEQAVAAGMLQVDAPVSGGVKGATAGTLAFMVGGEDAAFAAAQPVLEPMAGKVIHCGGAGAGQAAKVCNNMVLAVHQIAIGEAFVLAERLGLEHQALFDVVTGATGNSWALHTNCPVPGPVPTSPANNEFKPGFATALMNKDLGLALAALESTGTVAPLGAAAAALYDEFAQDNGGKDFSAIITSIRDSARS; from the coding sequence ATGAGCAACGTGGACACGAGCAAGCCGACCGTGGCGTTCCTCGGGCTGGGCAACATGGGCGGGCCGATGGCCGCCAATCTGGTCGGGGCCGGTCACGAGGTCCGCGGCTTCGATCCCGTCGAGGCCGCACAGCAGGCCGCCCGCGAGGCCGGGGTGACGGTGTGCGGGTCCCCGGTCGAGGCGGTGCGGGGTGCCGCCGTGGTCATCACGATGCTGCCCAACGGTGAGCTGGTGACCTCGACCTACGCCGACGTGCTCGATTCCGCCGAGGCGGGCACGCTGTTCATCGACTCGTCCACCATTTCGGTCGACGATGCCCGCGCGGTCCACGAGCAGGCGGTGGCGGCCGGGATGCTCCAGGTGGACGCCCCCGTCTCGGGCGGGGTCAAGGGCGCCACCGCCGGCACCCTGGCGTTCATGGTCGGTGGCGAGGACGCGGCGTTCGCGGCCGCGCAGCCGGTCCTCGAGCCGATGGCGGGCAAGGTCATCCACTGCGGCGGCGCCGGTGCGGGCCAGGCCGCGAAGGTCTGCAACAACATGGTCCTGGCCGTGCACCAGATCGCGATCGGTGAGGCGTTCGTCCTGGCCGAGCGGCTGGGGCTCGAGCACCAGGCGCTGTTCGACGTCGTCACCGGCGCGACCGGCAACAGCTGGGCGCTGCACACCAACTGCCCGGTGCCCGGCCCGGTCCCGACGTCGCCGGCGAACAACGAGTTCAAGCCCGGCTTCGCCACCGCACTGATGAACAAGGACCTGGGCCTGGCGCTGGCCGCGCTGGAGAGCACCGGGACCGTGGCGCCGCTCGGCGCGGCGGCCGCGGCACTGTACGACGAGTTCGCGCAGGACAACGGCGGCAAGGACTTCAGTGCGATCATCACCAGCATCCGCGACTCCGCGCGGAGCTGA
- a CDS encoding acyl-CoA dehydrogenase family protein yields the protein MFTLDDDDKVIVDAARDFSDKRVGPKAQEWDETHLFPKDVLREAAGMGMGAIYVSEDVGGSGMRRLDGVRIFEQLARGCPSVAAYLSIHNMCVWMVDEFGTDEQRREWIPRLASMELFASYCLTEPGAGSDAAALRTKAVRDGDHYLLTGTKQFISGGGQSDVYLVMARTGDAGAKGISAFLVPADSEGLSFGAEERKMGWNAQPTAQVIMEGVRVPAANLIGGADSGGEGLGFTIAMRGLNGGRINIAACSLGGAQEAYARAVAHVRDREAFGGALIDEPTIRFTLAEMATELEASRLMLWRAAAALDAKEPDHVELCAMAKLFVTDRCFDIADRSLQLFGGYGYLSEYGIEKIVRDLRVHRILEGTNEIMRVVVGRAVAARGLGA from the coding sequence ATGTTCACGCTTGATGACGACGACAAGGTCATCGTCGACGCCGCACGCGACTTCTCGGACAAGCGGGTCGGTCCCAAGGCGCAGGAGTGGGACGAGACCCACCTCTTCCCCAAGGACGTCCTGCGCGAGGCCGCCGGGATGGGCATGGGCGCGATCTATGTCTCGGAGGACGTCGGGGGCAGCGGGATGCGACGCCTGGACGGTGTCCGCATCTTCGAGCAGCTGGCGCGGGGGTGTCCGTCGGTGGCGGCGTACCTGTCGATCCACAACATGTGCGTGTGGATGGTCGACGAGTTCGGCACGGACGAGCAGCGGCGGGAGTGGATCCCGCGGCTGGCCTCGATGGAGCTGTTCGCGAGCTACTGCCTGACCGAGCCGGGTGCCGGGTCGGACGCGGCGGCGCTGCGGACGAAGGCGGTGCGGGACGGTGACCACTACCTGCTCACCGGTACCAAGCAGTTCATCTCCGGTGGCGGGCAGTCGGACGTCTATCTCGTCATGGCGCGGACCGGGGACGCCGGGGCCAAGGGCATCTCGGCGTTCCTGGTCCCCGCGGACTCCGAGGGGCTGAGCTTCGGCGCGGAGGAGCGGAAGATGGGCTGGAACGCGCAGCCCACCGCGCAGGTGATCATGGAGGGCGTGCGCGTGCCGGCCGCCAACCTCATCGGCGGCGCGGACTCCGGCGGGGAGGGGCTGGGCTTCACCATCGCCATGCGCGGTCTCAACGGCGGCCGCATCAACATCGCGGCCTGTTCGCTGGGTGGCGCGCAGGAGGCCTATGCGCGGGCGGTGGCCCACGTGCGGGACCGCGAGGCGTTCGGTGGGGCGCTCATCGACGAGCCGACCATCCGTTTCACCCTCGCGGAGATGGCCACCGAGCTGGAGGCCAGCCGGCTGATGCTGTGGCGGGCGGCGGCGGCGCTGGACGCCAAGGAGCCCGACCACGTGGAACTGTGCGCCATGGCCAAGCTCTTCGTCACGGACCGCTGCTTCGACATCGCGGACCGGTCGCTGCAGCTGTTCGGCGGCTACGGATATCTATCGGAATACGGAATCGAGAAGATCGTGCGGGATCTGCGGGTCCACCGCATCCTTGAGGGCACGAACGAGATCATGCGTGTCGTCGTCGGCCGGGCCGTCGCCGCTCGCGGACTGGGAGCGTAG